In one window of Poriferisphaera corsica DNA:
- the lpdA gene encoding dihydrolipoyl dehydrogenase, protein MTENGSDMSTKKHQMIVIGAGPGGYVAAIRAAQLGLDVAIVDKNKVMGGTCLRVGCIPSKALLESSEKYEEIKKQIGVHGINVKGVSLDLGKMLKRKDKIVQGLTKGIEALLKKNKITRYEGNAKFTKDRTVIVESGGVQVEELEADNIIIATGSRSATIAGVELDSERVDTSTEALNYKEVPKHLAVIGGGYIGIELGSVWRRLGAEVTIVEYLDRILPGIDSEVAKEAHKLLEKQGMKFELRSRVQGANIENNKITIERRNGDPIEADRVLVAVGRAPFTANLGLEDVGVKRDDRGWIIVDDDYKTNIEGVYAIGDVIPGPMLAHKAEEEGMACVEKIVTGFGHVNYKAIPAVVYTHPEIAAVGKTEDELKDEAVEYRKGKFPFIANGRAKAIEYAEGFVKILTHAKTDRVLGVHIIGPHAGDLIAECTAAMEFGASAEDIARTCHAHPTLSEAVKEAALAVEDRAIHM, encoded by the coding sequence ATGACTGAGAATGGAAGTGATATGAGTACGAAGAAACATCAGATGATTGTGATTGGTGCAGGCCCCGGGGGATATGTTGCAGCGATCCGTGCTGCACAACTTGGATTAGACGTTGCGATAGTGGACAAAAACAAGGTAATGGGCGGTACCTGCTTACGTGTTGGCTGTATCCCATCAAAAGCATTGCTCGAATCGTCTGAAAAGTACGAAGAGATCAAAAAGCAGATCGGTGTGCATGGCATCAATGTAAAAGGTGTTTCGCTAGATCTTGGAAAAATGCTTAAACGAAAAGACAAAATCGTTCAAGGGCTGACCAAGGGGATTGAAGCATTACTTAAGAAAAACAAAATCACACGATATGAAGGCAATGCCAAGTTTACGAAAGACCGCACAGTGATCGTTGAATCGGGTGGTGTTCAGGTTGAAGAACTTGAAGCTGACAACATCATTATCGCAACAGGTTCACGCTCCGCGACCATCGCTGGCGTTGAACTTGATAGTGAACGTGTCGACACCTCAACCGAAGCATTGAATTACAAAGAAGTTCCCAAGCATTTAGCTGTCATCGGTGGAGGGTACATTGGTATTGAACTCGGTTCTGTTTGGCGCCGCCTCGGTGCAGAAGTAACCATTGTCGAATACCTTGACCGTATTCTGCCCGGAATTGACTCTGAAGTTGCGAAAGAAGCGCATAAACTGCTTGAAAAACAGGGTATGAAGTTTGAGCTTCGTAGCCGCGTGCAGGGCGCAAATATTGAAAATAACAAGATCACCATTGAAAGACGCAATGGCGATCCAATCGAAGCCGACCGTGTTCTCGTTGCGGTCGGTCGCGCTCCGTTTACTGCTAACCTTGGGTTAGAGGATGTTGGCGTGAAACGTGATGATCGTGGTTGGATCATTGTCGATGACGATTACAAAACCAACATCGAGGGCGTCTATGCAATCGGTGATGTTATCCCCGGCCCAATGCTAGCTCACAAAGCTGAAGAAGAAGGCATGGCATGTGTTGAAAAGATCGTAACTGGTTTCGGCCACGTGAACTACAAAGCAATACCAGCCGTTGTGTATACGCACCCTGAAATCGCAGCCGTTGGTAAAACAGAAGATGAACTGAAAGATGAAGCGGTTGAATACCGCAAAGGCAAGTTCCCCTTTATCGCCAACGGCCGCGCTAAGGCCATCGAATACGCAGAAGGGTTTGTGAAGATCTTGACACATGCCAAAACTGATCGCGTTTTAGGCGTTCACATCATTGGCCCGCATGCCGGTGATCTGATCGCTGAATGTACAGCTGCCATGGAGTTCGGGGCAAGTGCCGAAGACATCGCGAGAACTTGTCACGCCCACCCAACTTTGAGTGAAGCGGTCAAGGAAGCAGCCTTAGCTGTCGAAGATCGCGCCATTCACATGTAA